GCTAGTGCGAAATCTGCCCGAATAGGGCATCGGTTTTGCTAGCTGCAGTTGCATCGAATGAACATTCCATACAATCTCTTCTGGCGGCAGTAGTACCGGACATGTCGCGCTGAATTCGCGACAAATTGTTCTCGGAAGTCCCTAACATGCCCCACGGCACGTGTTCCCGGTGTAGAAACTGCACCCTACATTCCCCCGATCGAGATATATTTTTGTGTACAGTGCCCTCAGGGGCTGTTCAACGTGTCTGTCCGTGCTAGTACTGAGCAACACCCGAGCCAGGAAGCCGAATGGCAACCACACAACGTGTCATGTCACCAtcattcgcaaatttcataacgccaacaaTGACCATTTGCAACGCGCCCACCACCCATTGTGTATAAGAATGTTTTCCCAATTTCGTTTGACCCGTTACATCTCGAAGACACACCACCCACCCATGAACTATGTGAATGGGCCCCATCAATGGGAACCGATTGATGGCATTATCGAGATTATCCGATCGATAACATTTGCATCAACTGTTGTTCGATAAACGTTATTATGATAGCCTGAACTGCTGGGATGCTCTTACGAGATCGTTTGTAATGGGACGCTAGAAAACATAATGAGCTTCTTTCCAGTACGTTGAGAAGAAGAACGAACGAACCACGAAACTTGTCATCATGCCTGCCTAGCTAGCTAGTCCTATGATGTCAAAATTGTCGTAAACTACTAACATGCAGCACAACCGATAGCAAAAATGAAGTTGTTAAGGTGCAACATGGCAATCAgcataaatattgaactttAAACATTCTGCTAGTGAATGAAGTGTGGTTAAGGTGCAACATGGCTGGCacaacattttgttttgttttgcaatCAGCAGAAATGTTGAACGTACGAAGTGGATCTTCTTGTTTTAATTTCAAACTGATGGAAAAACTTAGctctagggtttttttttgtgaacagaTTTTTCCCTATACTGCTTAACAATTAAATTCCTATTATTTATTACGCAGCTGAATGGGGATCCAAATCTCTGCAACTGTAATCGTTATAATTAATCAATACTGAAACTGATAAcatcgaataaataaaatgaattgaataaattcaaaCTGATAAGAGAGGGGGGTGTTGTCACGTATGAAGTCACCGCCGTGACACTACCTCAGTCGGTTCAATAGTGTGATAAAACAGTCTAGTgtcagattttcaaaatcaactcttTTTCGGGATTGAaatagtggccctgaaaagggcctttTGGTTTGGTGTGATTGAACGCAGTGTTGGTTGTCATTTACTTGGAGCTGGTGTATTTGGTGACGGCCTTGGTGCCTTCCGAAACGGCGTACTTGGCCAACTCTCCCGGGAGCAGAAGCCGGACGGCGGTTTGGATTTCGCGGGATGTGATCGTCGAACGCTTGTTGTAGTGGGCCAGGCGGGAGGCTTCGGCGGCAATACGCTCAAAGATGTCGTTGACGAAGCCGTTCATGATGCTCATGGCTTTCGACGAAACGCCAGTGTCGGGGTGAACTTGCTTCAACACCTTGTAGATGTAGATGGCGTAGCTTTCCTTCCTgcgctgcttcttcttcttcttatcgcCCTTGACAATGTTCTTCTGGGCCTTGCCGGATTTCTTCGCGGCCTTTCCGCTGGTTTTCGGTGCCATCGTGCTGCTAACGTTGTTTTAGATTCCAAACGAAAACTGAAACTGATGCCCGACCGAACCAGTCGGTTTCTTTTTATACCCGTAGAATGGTGAGCGCTGTTCCGCCCCTTCGCTTCGTTTGCTACTTCATCCATTTCGTTCGTACCATCCTAGTATGAGTGCAGCGCAGGGCTACGCATGTATAAAAGATACCCTCATCCGCGAAATTACCATCAGTACCGCTTACGTACGCTTCGTGAACGTTTGTTTCTCAAGTCCACTCAAACTCAACCACAAAATGTCTGGCCGCGGCAAAGGAGGCAAAGTTAAGGGAAAGGCAAAGTCCCGTTCCAACCGCGCTGGATTGCAGTTCCCAGTCGGTCGTATTCACCGTCTGCTCCGGAAGGGCAACTATGCCGAGCGTGTCGGTGCCGGCGCTCCAGTCTACTTGGCTGCCGTTATGGAATATCTGGCCGCTGAAGTGCTCGAATTGGCAGGAAACGCTGCCCGTGACAACAAGAAGACCAGAATCATTCCCCGTCATCTGCAGTTGGCCATCCGCAACGACGAAGAATTGAACAAGCTGCTGTCCGGTGTTACCATCGCCCAAGGTGGTGTTCTGCCCAACATTCAGGCTGTCTTGCTGCCGAAGAAAACCGAAAAGAAGGCATAAGTTACACTGCGTGCATCAAACCaaaaaccgtccttttcaggacgacaatatcCAGTCCACCGCTAGAGAGTTGTTGTTGAAATATtgcagatttatctaatttagccacagagaggatcgatgaagagatatCGGCCATATTATGACCATTTCTGAATCAATTCCTAGATTCCG
This Aedes aegypti strain LVP_AGWG unplaced genomic scaffold, AaegL5.0 Primary Assembly AGWG_AaegL5_hic_scaff_1555_PBJ_arrow, whole genome shotgun sequence DNA region includes the following protein-coding sequences:
- the LOC110680529 gene encoding histone H2A-like — its product is MSAAQGYACIKDTLIREITISTAYVRFVNVCFSSPLKLNHKMSGRGKGGKVKGKAKSRSNRAGLQFPVGRIHRLLRKGNYAERVGAGAPVYLAAVMEYLAAEVLELAGNAARDNKKTRIIPRHLQLAIRNDEELNKLLSGVTIAQGGVLPNIQAVLLPKKTEKKA
- the LOC110680547 gene encoding histone H2B-like, translating into MAPKTSGKAAKKSGKAQKNIVKGDKKKKKQRRKESYAIYIYKVLKQVHPDTGVSSKAMSIMNGFVNDIFERIAAEASRLAHYNKRSTITSREIQTAVRLLLPGELAKYAVSEGTKAVTKYTSSK